The segment CACGAACTTTATCAagcaatattttcattacgTTAGCATGCTTACATGGATGAATGGAGACAGATAATACTGAATTTTTATAAAAGGGtagtttttcaatggtgGCTGTCTTTGTTCTATAATCTGCTGATATATCCTCAAACATCTGCTCAGGGCTCAGTGGCGAACCATTAGCATTAAAACCCACTATATACATCTTAGGGACCCTATAAGATGTCGAGTACGCAATATAAAGGTCATAGTACCTTTCCTGTGCCATGTCTTTGGTTAAGCTGCCTTTAGCATTAAATTCTTCTGTATTGTCATTTTCATCCTCATCTCTAATTTCCATATCCTGTATTAGctcatcaatatcatcgATAGGCGAATCCTTGGTTCCCCCCTCGCGCGTACTTTGCACATGTTCAGTCTCAGACCCTATATATTCCAGAACGTCGTCTTCATCTCCATCTTCTGCAAAACCTTTCATGACTACGTCTGGTCCTTCAACTTCGACACATTGCTCAGCACGTTTATCACAGGGAACTTTCCTAATAATCAGAAACTGCTTATTCTTCGGTAAAAAATCTCTGTAACTAATATCTGACGACTCTTCATTCCACTTCCAGGTGGGAAACATATGACATAAATAATCACCTGCTTGTACAAATTCTTCAGGAGTTATTTGCCCGGTGGTTAAAAAAGTAGACTTATGCATTATGGGAGTAAGATATTCTCTCCAACTACTTAGTGTAGACCTAATCATAATGAGAATACTATATTACGTCTTGTCCTGCTTTGTTCCTAACTTCTAGCTTGCTTGATATACGTCAAGTGTATGTAATCATTCAGCTACATACTTTCTTCTAAAATAGCCCTTCGCCCTGCTTCCcttataataataatgccCGAGTACAAAGTTGAAAGCCCAAGAAGgtgaaatttgaaaaatacgaaaTCTACTAAATACCGATACGAAAAAGCGTATAGTAACaactaataaaaaaggtCCTCTACCAACGAAATCGGTGGCAATCGAGTAGAAAATGGGCACACTATTTCGAAGAAATGTTCAGAACAGGAAGAGTGATTCTGGTGAGAATGATAGGGGAAATTCTGCTCATAACAAGCGAGAGAACAGAAACCACATACATCATCAACAAGGATTAGGTCATAAGAAAAGGAGAGGTATTAGTGGCAGTGCAAGAAGGAAAGAGCATGGTAACGAATTTGACAAGAAAAGGGACGGGAGTGGTAGGAAACGTTGGAGAGATTCCAGAAGACTGATTTTCATTCTTGGAGCATTCTTAGGTGTGCTTTTACCATTCAGCTTAGGCGCTTATCATGTTCACAATAGCGATAGTGACTTGTTTGACAACTTTGTAAATTTTGATTCACTTAAAGTGTATTTGGATGATTGGAAAGATGTTCTCCCACAAGGTTTAAGTTCGtttattgatgatattCAGACTGGCAACTACTCCACATCTTCTTTAGATGATCTCAGTGAAAATTTCGCCGTTGGTAAACAACTCTTACGTGATTACAACATCGAAGCCAGACATCCTGTCGTGATGGTTCCCGGTGTCATTTCTACAGGAATTGAAAGTTGGGGAGTTATTGGAGACGATGAGTGTGATAGTTCTGCGCATTTTCGTAAACGGTTGTGGGGTAGTTTTTACATGCTGAGAACGATGGTTATGGACAAAGTTTGTTGGTTGAAACATGTGATGTTAGATCCTGAAACAGGCCTGGACCCACCGAATTTTACGCTACGTGCAGCGCAGGGCTTCGAATCAACTGACTATTTCATTGCGGGGTATTGGATCTGGAAtaaagttttccaaaatctGGGAGTGATTGGCTATGAACCCAATAGAATGACGAGTGCTGCGTATGATTGGAGGCTAGCATATTTGGATTTGGAAAAACGTGACAGGTACTTCACGAAGTTGAAGGAACAGATCGAACTGTTTCACCAACTGAGTGGTGAAAAAGTTTGTCTAATTGGGCATTCCATGGGTTCTCAAATCATCTTCTATTTTATGAAATGGGTCGAAGCTGAAGGCCCTCTTTATGGTAATGGTGGTCGTGGCTGGGTTGATAAACACATAGATTCATTCATTAATGCAGCGGGGACGCTTCTGGGTGCTCCCAAGGCAGTTCCAGCTTTGATCAGTGGTGAAATGAAAGATACTATTCAACTAAATACCTTGGCTATGTATGGTTTGGAAAAGTTCTTTTCTAGAATTGAGAGAGTAAGAATGTTACAAACGTGGGGGGGTATACCATCAATGCTACCAAAGGGAGAAGAGGTTATTTGGGGGGATATGAAGTCATCTTCAGAGGACGCATTAAATAACAACACTGATACATACGGTAATTTCATTCGCTTTGAAAGGAATACGAGCGATGCtttcaacaaaaatttgacGATGAAAGACGCCATTAACATGACATTGTCAATCTCACCCGAATGGCTCCAAAGGAGGGTACATGAGCAGTACACATTTGGCTATTCcaagaatgaaaaagagCTAAGAGAAAACGAGTTACATCACAAGCACTGGTCGAATCCGATGGAGGTACCACTACCAGAAGCTCCCCACATGAAAATCTATTGTATATACGGGGTGAACAACCCAACAGAAAGAGCATATGTAtataaggaagaaaatgactCGTCTGCTCTGAACTTGACCATTGACTACGAAAGCAAGCAGCCTGTATTCCTCACCGAGGGCGACGGGACCGTTCCGCTGGTAGCGCACTCGATGTGCCACAAATGGGCCCAGGGCGCTTCTCCGTACAATCCTGCCGGAATTAACGTTACCATTGTGGAAATGAAACATCAGCCAGATCGATTTGACATACGTGGTGGGGCCAGAAGCGCCGAACACGTAGACATCCTAGGCAGCGCGGAGTTGAATGAATACATCTTGAAAATTGCAAGCGGTCATGGAGATCTCGTAGAGCCACGTCAATTGTCTAATTTGAGCCAGTGGGTTTCTCAGATGCCCTTTCCAATGTAAATAAACTAACATTGACTCACTATTCATCCgtcaaaaattgaaagcGAAAAAAAGGCGCGTCGACGCGACGCGCCTTTTTAGgccagaaaataaacagaaaacaaaaacaaaacaaaaaagacgAAAAAACAAACGAAAAAACAAACGACAGTAGATAGAGGAGAAGGGTTTTTGACAGGTTTGTGTGATTGGttatttgcttttatagattatatatacacaAACTCAAAACACTGTTTTCTAACTAGGCTGCGGAGAGAGGCAATTGCAGCAGTGACGTTCgcataaagaaaaaacaccATTCATGTCCATTATGAAGCAGAGGCTACCACTGGGAGAGTTTTCCAGCTCGAAGATCAACAAGCTGGCAATTGCCAATATTGCAGACGTTAACGAGGCTAGGAGCCATGGGGAGAACAACGTCGGCGCCGTATGCCTTCCCTCTATCAAGAGTTTGATGGTCAGTCCTGAAGTATACGAAAATTCGAAGAGTCTGCCTATTCCCTTAGTGAGGAGCGGTGGTGGAGGTATAGCTTGCGCCAGTAAGACATCATGCCAGGATAGTGTTCGCGCGAAGGCAATGCCCAGAGACTATTCTGAGCTCTCTAAGAAGTTGCAAATTCGTTTACAGTTTGCCTATTATAAATACAAGACTAAgcaaacaaacaaaaatttcacaGACTTGAAATCAAAGCATAGCATTACGAGGCCCTCCGAGGTCGCCACCCACACTAAGTCAGAGCCTTTAGCCAAGAGAAGGAAACTGGTACTATCTCAGGGTCATTATAAGACCCCTGCCAAGTCTAGGATCAAAACTCCATATTCCATTTGCTCTCACGGTAATACATCTTCCTTTACATGTTTCCGCGGTGGAAGCGAAGGTTTGAGTATTACTGCAGATATGAACATTGCAGATACCACTACACCAATACGCAACAACATAAACACAAAGCATTCAAACAGTCATAATCGCACGCTGTATCAGAGGCAAGAAACACCTACAAGCATCAAAGCTGCTAAATCTTTAATTCATCTCTTTACAAGTAACCAATAGTCCCACTCCCAAGTGTTTTTTCTATCTTcctttcttcattcttcttcattgtgtatataataataatattattttcgtaTATCTTCCACATTACCTTCCCACTTTCGCTTTAGTTCTGTACGTATAATAGATAGAATAACATACAAAAACCTGATTTTATTAGTATCATTTCCAATTTTATTACGGCTATTAATCGTAACCgcaatcaaagaaaacagaagaagaaaaaaaagaacatgcataaaacaaaaaaaagaaaagcgAAGCATACCAGCATTTTACCAGAGAAACATAAACACTGAAGGTCGCTAAAATGAATCTACAGAACAACTTTTTAAATCAGATACACCAGATTTTACTGCCTACGGCTCCTACTCTCGATAAACCTAACACCGACAcgataaaagaagaattttcGTCAGTAGAAAATAGAGACGAAAAAGACCACCTCACCAACCAACAACAGcccaaaaatttgagtGCCCCCTCCACCAATTCTAATGGTGAATTCATACcgcatattttttattcgtTACATCAAATAAGGAAAGATCCAAATAATCTCTCAAATCAATTAGAAACCTCAACAGGTTCGATTAGGCATCGTTTGAAACTCTGTAAATCTTTGATATCAGAAAACGAAGACACCAAGGAATTATTGAGTAAAAGTCCATCAGAGTGGCAGGATATTATCCATCAACGTGAACAGGAATTGCAAATCAAGAGAGACGTCTTGGATGACCTTTATCGCAAATTACAACGATAAAATCTATACTATCTATCTTTACTCTATGTACGTACGTACGTATACCACATCTTCAAACATGCATATAGAGTGAAGCCTGTGTGTCCTGGCTATAAAATACATACACATGTTAAAAAAACCTTCACTGTCTTCCCCTATTTGTTTTATCCTCAATTAAACTTTTAAAGATTTGCGGAACCATGTCTATCAGccattcttctttagagATAACTAAACAGTCCCTAATAAATTCCTTCGATGTTAACATCAATTGTTGATAAAGCACATATTTGCTCGGTCTCTGCGCCTTTTCCTTATAATTAACGAAAAGTATACTAGAAGGATGAACACTAACGTTCAGTCCACCTGATGACTTACCCATGGTCTGATACCCGGTGGGCCCCAACTGCACAATATTCATTGGAAACCCGCTGATAAAGCATCGTGTTATTCTACCATTTATGTAGCCCGCTATATTGCCTACCTTCATCCTGGCTTGGTCGTTCTTTTCAACTAATCCAACCTTTTCACTACACCTGAACAATTGGTTTCTAATATTCCTTACCCTCAACATCGTTTTGAATTGAATTTTGTGGTCTTGACACCAACTTCTGGAAAATTTAGAGCTTCTCCATTGATTGAAGATTTCCAAATACAGCATGTGATCGCTTTCCACTTCACTTATTACACTTGCTGCAGCGTCTCTTTTTTGACcaataaataatgaagatgtTTCATGTAGCATCGAAACTATGGTCAAACACTCTTCTATTACACCTTGGCATTGTTCGTGCGTAGCAGCTGTATAAAGCACTTTAGCAAACTCAGGTTCACAGGGAAACTCGCACATCATTTTACCTAGCCGAGTTATTGTCCCCTTGCTATTTAAAGCACCTAAAATGTATAAATTCTCCAAAGACTTCCGTAACGCAGGGATGCTGGGTTTATCCATTAAAGGAAACTTTATCAAGTCAGTAACGCCAAGCGATAGCAATAGTAACACTGTGTTAGAAAGGTTTGTTCTTGTGATCTCAGGCTTAGGCATGAGTTCTAATTCGTGCGAATATGACcatttggtaaaaattctgaaacaCTTTCCAGGCCCAACACGACCAGCCCTACCAGCACGCTGATCAACTGAAGCTCTTGAGCATGGAACTGTCAAAAGTTGGGTCATTCCCGTGGAAGGCACGTAAGAATTCTCCTTAACAAATCCAGGATCAATGACATACTTAATACCATCAATGGTCAACGAAGTTTCCGCGATATTGGTTGCCAAAACTACTTTCCTACAATTTTCCGGGGTCTGCTGAaagattttcaattgctgCTCTTGGGGCAAATTCGCATATATAGGTGTTATAAGcatttgttttgttctaGAACCTAATTTAGACATGATCTCCTCCAACTtgatttttgttctttcaatttcttcttgccCCGTTAAGAACACCAGTATATCCCCCGGTAAACTCTGCGTAgtatgaatttgaaaaatagtTGTTATAGCAGCGTGAATATAGTTTGCCTCTGGCTGTAATGTGTAGTGAATATCTACAGGGTATCTTCTCCCAGGGACGTTGAAAATTGGacaatcatcaaaaaactccgaaaatttttttgcattcaTTGTTGCTGATGATATTAGTAATTTTAAAGTGGGTCTTCGCGGCAAAATCTCTTTCAACAAGCCTATCAAGATATCTGTAGCTAGGGTACGTTCGTGAGCTTCGTCAATCATAATACAGGAATATTTAGTTAATTTGGAATCTGTCAGAAATTCTCTCAGTAACATACCATCTGTCATATACTTCAGAACCGTCTTATTTGGAGTTGTTTTGTCTTCAAAACGGATCTGGTAACCCACTTCCTTGCCGAGCACAACATTCATTTCATCTGCCACTCTTGCTGCAACAGAAGTGGCGGCCACACGGCGTGGTTGTGTTATGGCGATTTGTAACTTCCCCTGATCAGTGTATCCATCCTCTACCAAATATTGTGGTAACTGTGTAGTTTTACCAGAACCAGTTTCACCCATTATAATCAAAACTTGATGTTTTTTGATCTCTCGTAGCAGCTCATCCTTATATTGGTGTACGGGCAAAAGTTTCCTTGCCTCTTGTATAGTCAGTATACGCTTTTCCTCAGTTTCTAAAGCCTTTGCTAAGCGAGCCTCATATTGAAGTTTCTCCTCAGGTAGCATATCGTCCTCTTCATTAGTGTAATCAATCATTGCATCCGTGTCGAAGACATAATCGTACTTATCAGACCCTTCCACTACAATGTCATCAGGATGATCGCTTTTTCTGGCCATCGCATTTCGCAGTTGTTGTTCCTCCCATATGTGCTGTCTGTTTATTTTATCACTTTCTTTTGCATTCCTTATTTTATGAGTAGCTTCTAATTCACAACCCGCATTAGAAGATGCGTCCTCAGCTTTGTTCTCAGAATCACTCAACACACCTTTCTTCGAAGTAAGCTCATTATTTGACCTTGTTTTCCCACCATATTTTAGAGATCTTTTTTGCGATTCAAGTGGTTCTTCTTTTAGATCATTACTCTTTGAAGCTTGGTTCGtataagaaaaagttttattaGGGTCATAGCGTGATCGTTTTGGCTGTGAGGTAAAGTTCTTATTTTCTGCCTCTTTGTCCTCTTCCTCACCCACGGAAGATGACCCAGTACCTATTGCAGTCTCATCTTGTCTTGTAACTTCATATGTTCTTTTCACTCTTCGCTTACCAGTTCCAGATGTAGTATTTGACATGTGCTACTATCCATGCTTTTACCCTATACAGAAGCGACCTGAACATATAGCAAATCTatattattactttatAAAGTTAATTGATATACTTTTCCAAGTGTCCGGGTAACTGAACTTCTTGCACTTTCAGCGCGCTCTGGTCATTAAGCCATATGAGCTAATACCGTTTTTGACTGCATTTGAGATAACCGGCACGGTGACGAACACGTAAAGAATTTAAGCTTCTTTTCTGATAATTAATCTTCAATTTTGCTTCTTATTGTCCTCATTTCCTTTATTGTTTTAACGCATAtcgaagtttttttttgccgATGAGCTTcgagatgaaaaaaagaaaactgaaaatttAGGTCGATAAGATAAGAGatgtgatttttttttacgtGAGGCTGTAGACCTTGTCTAACGTCTTATTTGCTATTTATATGCAGCCTCTTAAATAAACTTTATACCTTTAAGTTGAATTTGGATACCATCCATTTGTTATGTCTCACCGTATAGCTCCTTCCAAAGAACGATCCTCATCATTTATTTCGATTCTAGACGATGAAACAAGAGACACATTGAAAGCTAACGCTGTCATGAATGGTGAAGTAGATGTCAAAAAGACGAAGGGCAAAAGCTCTCGGTATATTCCACCATGGACAACTCCATATATAATTGGTATAGGTGGTGCGTCAGGTTCAGGCAAGACAAGTGTTGCTGCCAAGATTGTGTCATCAATCAATGTTCCCTGGACGGTATTAGTATCTCTGGATAACTTTTACAATCCATTAGGCCCAGAGGACAGAGCTCGAGCCTTTAAAAACGAGTACGATTTCGATGAGCCAAATGCCATAAACTTAGATTTGGCATATAGGTGTATTTTAAACTTAAAGGAAGGTAAAAGGACAAATATCCCAGTCTATAGCTTTGTTCACCACAATAGAGTTCCAGATAAAAACATAGTGATTTACGGGGCCAGTGTGGTGGTGATTGAAGGAATCTACGCCCTTTACGATCGTCGATTGCTGGATTTGAtggatttgaaaatttatgTTGACGCTGATTTAGATGTCTGCTTAGCAAGAAGATTATCCAGAGATATAGTTTCTAGAGGGAGGGATTTAGATGGTTGTATTCAACAGTGGGAGAAATTTGTGAAACCTAATGCTGTAAA is part of the Saccharomyces paradoxus chromosome XIV, complete sequence genome and harbors:
- the ATG3 gene encoding Atg3p (E2-like enzyme~similar to YNR007C), coding for MIRSTLSSWREYLTPIMHKSTFLTTGQITPEEFVQAGDYLCHMFPTWKWNEESSDISYRDFLPKNKQFLIIRKVPCDKRAEQCVEVEGPDVVMKGFAEDGDEDDVLEYIGSETEHVQSTREGGTKDSPIDDIDELIQDMEIRDEDENDNTEEFNAKGSLTKDMAQERYYDLYIAYSTSYRVPKMYIVGFNANGSPLSPEQMFEDISADYRTKTATIEKLPFYKNSVLSVSIHPCKHANVMKILLDKVRVVRQRRRKEQQEEQEWDGVGDWEDLQDDIDDSLRVDQYLIVFLKFITSVTPSIQHDYTMEGW
- the LRO1 gene encoding phospholipid:diacylglycerol acyltransferase (Acyltransferase that catalyzes diacylglycerol esterification~similar to YNR008W) — protein: MGTLFRRNVQNRKSDSGENDRGNSAHNKRENRNHIHHQQGLGHKKRRGISGSARRKEHGNEFDKKRDGSGRKRWRDSRRLIFILGAFLGVLLPFSLGAYHVHNSDSDLFDNFVNFDSLKVYLDDWKDVLPQGLSSFIDDIQTGNYSTSSLDDLSENFAVGKQLLRDYNIEARHPVVMVPGVISTGIESWGVIGDDECDSSAHFRKRLWGSFYMLRTMVMDKVCWLKHVMLDPETGLDPPNFTLRAAQGFESTDYFIAGYWIWNKVFQNLGVIGYEPNRMTSAAYDWRLAYLDLEKRDRYFTKLKEQIELFHQLSGEKVCLIGHSMGSQIIFYFMKWVEAEGPLYGNGGRGWVDKHIDSFINAAGTLLGAPKAVPALISGEMKDTIQLNTLAMYGLEKFFSRIERVRMLQTWGGIPSMLPKGEEVIWGDMKSSSEDALNNNTDTYGNFIRFERNTSDAFNKNLTMKDAINMTLSISPEWLQRRVHEQYTFGYSKNEKELRENELHHKHWSNPMEVPLPEAPHMKIYCIYGVNNPTERAYVYKEENDSSALNLTIDYESKQPVFLTEGDGTVPLVAHSMCHKWAQGASPYNPAGINVTIVEMKHQPDRFDIRGGARSAEHVDILGSAELNEYILKIASGHGDLVEPRQLSNLSQWVSQMPFPM
- the NRM1 gene encoding Nrm1p (Transcriptional co-repressor of MBF-regulated gene expression~similar to YNR009W), with product MSIMKQRLPLGEFSSSKINKLAIANIADVNEARSHGENNVGAVCLPSIKSLMVSPEVYENSKSLPIPLVRSGGGGIACASKTSCQDSVRAKAMPRDYSELSKKLQIRLQFAYYKYKTKQTNKNFTDLKSKHSITRPSEVATHTKSEPLAKRRKLVLSQGHYKTPAKSRIKTPYSICSHGNTSSFTCFRGGSEGLSITADMNIADTTTPIRNNINTKHSNSHNRTLYQRQETPTSIKAAKSLIHLFTSNQ
- the CSE2 gene encoding Cse2p (Subunit of the RNA polymerase II mediator complex~similar to YNR010W) produces the protein MNLQNNFLNQIHQILLPTAPTLDKPNTDTIKEEFSSVENRDEKDHLTNQQQPKNLSAPSTNSNGEFIPHIFYSLHQIRKDPNNLSNQLETSTGSIRHRLKLCKSLISENEDTKELLSKSPSEWQDIIHQREQELQIKRDVLDDLYRKLQR
- the PRP2 gene encoding DEAH-box RNA-dependent ATPase PRP2 (RNA-dependent DExD/H-box ATPase~similar to YNR011C), whose translation is MSNTTSGTGKRRVKRTYEVTRQDETAIGTGSSSVGEEEDKEAENKNFTSQPKRSRYDPNKTFSYTNQASKSNDLKEEPLESQKRSLKYGGKTRSNNELTSKKGVLSDSENKAEDASSNAGCELEATHKIRNAKESDKINRQHIWEEQQLRNAMARKSDHPDDIVVEGSDKYDYVFDTDAMIDYTNEEDDMLPEEKLQYEARLAKALETEEKRILTIQEARKLLPVHQYKDELLREIKKHQVLIIMGETGSGKTTQLPQYLVEDGYTDQGKLQIAITQPRRVAATSVAARVADEMNVVLGKEVGYQIRFEDKTTPNKTVLKYMTDGMLLREFLTDSKLTKYSCIMIDEAHERTLATDILIGLLKEILPRRPTLKLLISSATMNAKKFSEFFDDCPIFNVPGRRYPVDIHYTLQPEANYIHAAITTIFQIHTTQSLPGDILVFLTGQEEIERTKIKLEEIMSKLGSRTKQMLITPIYANLPQEQQLKIFQQTPENCRKVVLATNIAETSLTIDGIKYVIDPGFVKENSYVPSTGMTQLLTVPCSRASVDQRAGRAGRVGPGKCFRIFTKWSYSHELELMPKPEITRTNLSNTVLLLLSLGVTDLIKFPLMDKPSIPALRKSLENLYILGALNSKGTITRLGKMMCEFPCEPEFAKVLYTAATHEQCQGVIEECLTIVSMLHETSSLFIGQKRDAAASVISEVESDHMLYLEIFNQWRSSKFSRSWCQDHKIQFKTMLRVRNIRNQLFRCSEKVGLVEKNDQARMKVGNIAGYINGRITRCFISGFPMNIVQLGPTGYQTMGKSSGGLNVSVHPSSILFVNYKEKAQRPSKYVLYQQLMLTSKEFIRDCLVISKEEWLIDMVPQIFKSLIEDKTNRGRQ